The Streptomyces fungicidicus nucleotide sequence TCCTGCGTCGTGGACCTTGGCCACCCTGTCGATCGCTTTGAAGAGGATGCCCATGGCGATCGTCCGACGGCAGTAATCCGCGTCGATGACTGGGGGCTGCTTCTTGACGTTATCCTGGAAGGCGGCGAAGTTCTTCTGCGCTCCGCGGCTCACTAGGTGCGGCAATCCGTTCCACGCGTTGACGAATTTGGCCAGGTCAGACTTGGCGAATCGCTGGGCGGCCGGGGTCTCGGCCTTGAACTTGCGCCGCGCGGCGACTGCGGTGTGCTTCGCTTCCTCCACCGCGTACGAGCCACGGGCCCGCTCGTAGAACCAGCGTGTCTGGGGACCGCCGGCGGTGGTTGGGGGCGCCCACAGGGTGCGACTGATTCGTTCGAACTCGACATGGAACTTGTCGTTGGCCGAGAGATCGACCAGCGTGACCTTGTTCTGAGTATTCGAGTACCGTGAGATGCTCGGGACGATTTTCATTAGATCGTCCGAGCTCATCAGCGTCAGCTTCATCTGGACGCTGACGCCGGCCAGATCCCTCTTGTCCCGTTTGAAGACATGGTGGAGGGTGGCGGTGGTCTGTCCGCCGTTCACGATCTGAAGGCCGGTGAGTCTGCGGATGCCGACGCGCCTGCCTTCGGCGTCCTCGACGAACTCCGCGTCGGTCGCCGTCGCCGTGATGCCGTTGTTGTAGGCCAGGAACCGCCCCGGCTCATTGAGCAGGGTCAGGCGGATACCCCGGTTGACCGTGCTACGGGCCTGTAGAAACGCGCGCACGTTAAGTTCGAGAAGACGCGTGCGGTGCTCCTCGTACAGCTCGGCGAGATGGCGTCCGGGAACGACGGCGAGAGTGACGGAGAGATTGGGCTCGATGCTCTGCACCGACAGGCAGCTGATTGGTGGGTCGAACTCCACAACGATCGGCTCGCTGGCGGCACCGGACGTCTGATGACGGTAGAGCCGGGCGAGGTCCCAGAGGTGATGCTCGACGGGGAGGCCCTGGAAGTCGGTGGGCTCCGGCTGCGTGCGGGCCGTCGACTCGCAGTTGCTGAACAGGAACAGGCGCACCTTCGAGGCGTTGGCTAGTAGCTTTTCGACGCCCTCGCACAGTTGGTGCACCTCGGTTGGCTGATCGAAGTTGCCTCGGATGCTGCTGGCCTTCTGCAGGAAGGCGAGCAGCCTGCGGAAGTGCCGTGTCACGTCGGCCTTGGTCAACCTGTCGGCCATGGGGTCGAGGCTGAAGTCGGTGGTGTAGAGGTCGAGGACCGAGCGGTCGTCGCTGTATCCGAAGCCGTACACCATGACGCCGTGCCCGCTGTGGTAGGCGACCGTCATGTTGGAGACGAAGCCGGACTCCTCCAGCTGCTCCAGCACCCAACGGGTGAACGTCTTCGGGATGGAGCCGTCCTCCGCTTCTGCCAAGGTCTGTATGTCGCCCGTGAGCGTACGGGCGTAGTCGGCAAGGGGCAGCTCAGCCATCAGTACCTCTGATTACTTCGGTGACCTGTTCGGTCGTGGTGCGGTGCTTCTCAAGCGCGATGACGCTGATGTCGTAGGCGCAGTTGCCGACCCCGTTGGGCAGGTCGGTCTCCACGATGCGCGGAAATCCTTCGTCGACGGCCCACAGATCGGCGCGACGAAGGGTGTAGCGCGGCTCGTCGTAAAGGTCCCGCTGGTGCGGCAAATAGCCGGACTGGATCAGGCGACTCTCGAACAGGGCGGATGCCGAGGCGAGGTCGGCGGCGGCACGGATGTCGTCCACCACCGAGTTGAGGCTCTCGCCCAGACCACCTCGGCGC carries:
- a CDS encoding AIPR family protein; its protein translation is MAELPLADYARTLTGDIQTLAEAEDGSIPKTFTRWVLEQLEESGFVSNMTVAYHSGHGVMVYGFGYSDDRSVLDLYTTDFSLDPMADRLTKADVTRHFRRLLAFLQKASSIRGNFDQPTEVHQLCEGVEKLLANASKVRLFLFSNCESTARTQPEPTDFQGLPVEHHLWDLARLYRHQTSGAASEPIVVEFDPPISCLSVQSIEPNLSVTLAVVPGRHLAELYEEHRTRLLELNVRAFLQARSTVNRGIRLTLLNEPGRFLAYNNGITATATDAEFVEDAEGRRVGIRRLTGLQIVNGGQTTATLHHVFKRDKRDLAGVSVQMKLTLMSSDDLMKIVPSISRYSNTQNKVTLVDLSANDKFHVEFERISRTLWAPPTTAGGPQTRWFYERARGSYAVEEAKHTAVAARRKFKAETPAAQRFAKSDLAKFVNAWNGLPHLVSRGAQKNFAAFQDNVKKQPPVIDADYCRRTIAMGILFKAIDRVAKVHDAGSHKALITAYTTARLCEETGRRIDLDRIWREQKVSDAVVQAAHDLCPLVMDIVIQDGKHVTEWAKSSKCWEEVSCIPWTIPDELAEELLARPVEFAVDTREEEEEQLSRLKQIELSEWEMLADWARETRALELAEQQIATMIAAKLATNGTITAAQVRKALEVYDRAIEEGFSAFAP